In one window of Bradysia coprophila strain Holo2 chromosome IV unlocalized genomic scaffold, BU_Bcop_v1 contig_106, whole genome shotgun sequence DNA:
- the LOC119071054 gene encoding uncharacterized protein LOC119071054 isoform X2, with amino-acid sequence MVKKATKRKTRWRTLSIGDGGADTSDTGTTEIKQEQSECLTSTSNTSLSTYNRKSSLHTTPFHQRNGDRNHYYRNSDKYPSQSHTRTQSHEENLHRNTSYPYRRRPFYQSSASRYYGNINNRINPSTNNRTYRSPDTLENKENNTTKPLFNEDDYTRISTPRQDVLFKKGYLSRPKKTITPTETTVSTTVSVVSTEDSGTQSLSPEHCSSTPEIFDPDQPLMYPGFYDENGVFFFSPFMPNGFDPYDDQFIMMPYDGSPFSINPSEYCNGDSTAAKPQKLYQKRNSVDSENSPESPSSQNESASSTPAIDDTSNEPSQNDETPTESQSESDGPKVMEGEITPNECNHNMPMQFYYPFMYGPPPFSPIDEYNGNMAQYGNSYGVKYNRFKKRKRRPFKYGNSTGVSATTTDYSEDEDSIEENNHLAGLAVQSNNVEGNPGLTIAQCDEIISRTNLNTNVSEFVPRHLQSSPQTTLNVEVEEFHPRNYTPIDQPKPAVDALDASPNDTMTKKMSSESRKVTILPRNTTETTTHQPTASKTSKDDAKQLEVQVSPAIDKSSTLISSISSRDKTDDNVNGVDNNKKIETQVDPVNIKADLDVKAVMHPKQQENILENVKKTKFKSTKSNKSSPRKQTNGGPKKDGKIGKSAITNGKRENVPVATNEPPLPVEPKANEVEDRKMIIEKSNQPPTYAQMLGPVPKPKTNIAKKEVLVGPIQENVKPVSVGGESKMVEVVDETKPVPKVETIWQTVRPKGKKKLFSALCEEPNDEWNDVEEEQPVQVKEINKITETPVDEPIPIVDETMTESSSVPAKVKPPKTEKVKLKVKPKKSQKKIKEKSIKSNAIEATPQPQNGTSTPKSDKMRSESVNQIMDDLFADGGHEFLDDIDISNFSFETSPTMFLNAITNSGIYTDNSLTGKSGAGFSLNNSLKLLNSFDFCKTKENVLLKEEEEMVIRVLQSLNQTDSQVVEDDVKRHVNVVDDVKSNNSCDDVETIFDVVNGHSGDDDDDDNSVKKMETIGAETLDVECEMNGNEDALNEDAKEMNGHRIEETSGNQEDEVDGEHPSDTNPEIEPVTNGNHLNGDENSGDEMDVNESKETNGYQIEDIGEVDLMLDIGLIETKPTVEPITNGHHLNGDLENGEEIDVSAQPIPTEIGMPIDEINDLDVTNVADKIETEQMEMVKQILVDENEDGVREDCNTNIKSDDETHSDLSELSDENDETVVSQSNDFEYDEIETIREIDVAEFVDDLQFDEDADGFAVGNDDEMNIRNEEKGLKPLEDIKIQESSGDNEPLPPPSSQNIFIENEAALSNTEITLNDIEDTKNQDRIQSPRNSEDSGILEYQDDGKYFSESDNDKTEQISVQNFPLTEAVSRWLEEKQKEKSPEPVIRLPDDPRLSERIEKSIMSRQHITQFYDDYEDETSEESDTEFELPTASKNLLSNPLRVLFRKRNDTANHSSNGIRKRVAKFNPESDKSALTVDEPDILEYWENDPMLQSQNANVLNNAQCGSNSTDTDLDAYESVYGKTIDYAKLSANIHNDDHVFLSNNILNNDKLSKLPINPINSDSDSSLPHASSISGKNDTNSIDKNLNCFKPPEICCMLM; translated from the exons AGCAAAGCGAGTGTTTGACATCCACATCAAATACAAGCCTCAGCACGTACAACAGAAAGTCTTCGTTACACACGACCCCATTTCATCAGCGTAATGGTGATCGAAACCACTACTATAGGAATAGCGATAAGTATCCATCTCAGTCACATACTCGTACGCAATCCcatgaagaaaatttgcacCGAAACACATCCTATCCGTACAGACGACGACCATTTTACCAATCGTCGGCGTCTCGGTATTATGGCAACATCAACAATCGAATTAATCCCAGTACCAATAATCGAACATACCGATCACCTGATACGCTCGAAAACAAGGAGAACAACACCACAAAGCCTTTATTTAACGAAG ACGATTACACACGAATATCAACACCACGACAGGATGTTTTATTTAAGAAGGGATACCTATCGCGTCCAAAGAAGACAATCACACCGACTGAAACGACCGTGTCGACAACAGTCAGTGTCGTATCGACGGAAGACTCAGGCACCCAATCACTTAGCCCCGAACATTGCTCATCGACGCCGGAAATATTCGATCCCGATCAACCGTTGATGTATCCCGGATTTTATGACGAGAATGGAGTATTCTTCTTTAGCC CGTTCATGCCGAACGGATTTGACCCATATGATGATCAATTTATTATGATGCCTTACGATGGTTCGCCTTTTAGTATTAATCCATCAGAGTATTGTAACGGTGATTCAACGGCGGCCAAACCCCAAAAACTTTATCAAAAGCGAAATTCAGTTGACTCCGAG AATTCTCCGGAATCGCCAAGCTCTCAGAATGAAAGTGCTAGCAGTACCCCAGCAATTGATGATACGAGCAATGAACCATCGCAAAATGATGAAACACCAACTGAATCCCAAAGTGAAAGTGATGGTCCGAAGGTGATGGAAGGAGAG ATAACACCGAACGAGTGCAATCACAACATGCCCATGCAATTCTACTATCCATTTATGTACGGACCTCCACCCTTTTCGCCCATTGACg AATACAATGGCAACATGGCACAATATGGCAATTCTTATGGCGTCAAGTACAACCGATTCAAGAAGCGCAAGAGGAGACCATTCAAGTATGGAAACTCGACAGGTGTCAGT GCCACAACAACCGACTACTCTGAAGATGAGGATtcaatcgaagaaaataatcaCTTAGCTGGCTTAGCTGTCCAATCGAACAACGTTGAGGGAAATCCTGGTCTGACGATTGCTCAGTGTGAT GAAATTATTTCTCGCACCAACTTGAACACAAACGTATCCGAATTTGTTCCACGGCATTTGCAATCGTCACCTCAAACAACACTGAACGTTGAAGTGGAAGAATTTCATCCTCGTAACTACACACCGATTGATCAACCGAAGCCCGCTGTTGACGCTCTCGATGCTTCACCCAATGACACAATGACGAAGAAAATGTCTTCTGAGTCAAGAAAGGTGACAATCTTGCCACGAAACACCACTGAGACAACCACCCATCAGCCGACGGCCAGCAAGACAAGCAAAGACGATGCGAAGCAGTTAGAAGTCCAAGTTTCTCCAGCAATTGATAAAAGCAGCACGCTTATTAGTAGTATTAGTTCACGTGATAAAACTGACGATAATGTCAACGGAGTTgataataataagaaaattgaaacgCAAGTTGATCCAGTAAATATTAAGGCTGATTTAGATGTTAAGGCTGTTATGCATCCAAagcaacaagaaaatattttagaaaatgttaaaaagacTAAGTTCAAATCTACGAAATCTAACAAATCGAGTCCacgcaaacaaacaaacggcGGACCGAAAAAGGACGGTAAAATTGGTAAAAGCGCCATCACAAACGGCAAACGTGAAAATGTTCCAGTAGCGACGAACGAGCCACCGCTACCAGTGGAACCGAAGGCGAATGAAGTCGAAGATCGGAAAATGATCATTGAGAAATCGAACCAACCACCAACGTACGCACAAATGCTGGGTCCGGTGCCTAAGCCGAAAACGAATATTGCAAAGAAGGAAGTGTTGGTGGGTCCCATCCAGGAGAATGTGAAGCCAGTTTCTGTTGGTGGAGAATCAAAAATGGTCGAAGTGGTCGATGAAACGAAACCAGTTCCAAAAGTTGAAACGATTTGGCAAACAGTTCGACCGAAAGGAAAGAAGAAACTGTTCTCGGCTTTGTGTGAAGAACCGAACGATGAGTGGAACGACGTGGAAGAAGAGCAGCCGGTTCAAGTGAaggaaattaataaaataactGAAACGCCAGTTGACGAGCCGATACCGATCGTCGATGAAACGATGACGGAATCATCATCCGTACCAGCCAAAGTCAAGCCACCGAAGACTGAAAAAGTTAAACTTAAAGTGAAACCGAAGAAAAgccaaaagaaaatcaaagaaaaatcgattaaatCGAATGCAATCGAAGCCACTCCACAACCGCAGAATGGAACGTCGACTCCGAAGAGCGATAAAATGAGATCGGAATCTGTCAACCAGATAATGGACGATCTGTTCGCTGACGGTGGACATGAATTCTTGGACGACATAGACATATCAAATTTCAGCTTCGAAACGAGTCCGACAATGTTTTTGAACGCCATTACCAACAGCGGCATTTATACGGACAATTCACTGACCGGTAAATCAGGTGCCGGATTTTCGTTAAACAATAGCCTGAAATTGTTGAACTCGTTCGACTTTTGCAAGACAAAAGAGAACGTACTGTTGAAAGAGGAAGAGGAAATGGTGATCCGCGTGTTGCAGAGTTTAAACCAAACGGATAGCCAAGTTGTTGAAGACGATGTTAAGCGTCACGTTAATGTTGTTGACGATGTTAAGTCGAATAATAGTTGCGACGATGTTGAAACTATTTTCGATGTTGTTAATGGTCACAGTGgtgacgacgacgacgatgatAATAGCGTTAAGAAGATGGAAACTATTGGTGCTGAAACATTAGATGTTGAATGTGAAATGAATGGAAACGAAGACGCATTGAACGAGGATGCGAAAGAAATGAATGGACATCGAATTGAAGAAACTTCTGGTAACCAGGAGGATGAAGTCGACGGTGAACATCCAAGCGACACAAATCCGGAAATCGAACCAGTTACGAACGGAAATCACTTAAATGGTGATGAGAACAGTGGGGACGAAATGGATGTCAACGAATCTAAAGAAACGAACGGATATCAAATTGAAGATATTGGCGAGGTCGACCTCATGCTGGACATAGGTCTAATTGAGACAAAACCGACAGTTGAACCAATTACCAACGGACATCACTTGAATGGCGACTTGGAAAACGGAGAGGAAATCGATGTCAGTGCTCAACCGATACCCACTGAAATTGGGATGCCAATTGACGAAATAAATGATCTCGATGTCACGAACGTTGCTGATAAAATTGAGACTGAACAGATGGAGATGGTCAAGCAAATATTGGTTGACGAAAACGAAGATGGTGTCCGTGAGGACTGCAATACGAATATTAAATCCGATGATGAAACACATAGCGATTTGTCGGAACTGTCcgatgaaaatgatgaaacgGTTGTGTCGCAAAGCAATGACTTCGAATACGATGAAATTGAGACCATACGGGAAATCGACGTAGCCGAATTCGTTGATGATCTTCAATTTGATGAGGATGCAGATGGCTTTGCCGTTGGCAATGATGACGAAATGAATATACGTAACGAAGAAAAAGGACTGAAACCACTAGAGGATATCAAGATACAGGAATCATCCGGCGATAATGAGCCGTTACCGCCGCCATCCTCacagaatatttttatcgaaaacgaAGCAGCTCTTTCGAACACAGAGATTACATTGAATGACATTGAGGACACTAAAAACCAGGATCGCATTCAATCGCCCCGCAACAGCGAAGATTCCGGTATTTTAGAGTACCAAGACGACGGAAAATATTTCTCCGAATCGGACAACGACAAAACGGAGCAAATTTCCGTCCAAAATTTCCCCCTAACCGAAGCCGTTTCTCGTTGGCTGGAAGAAAAGCAAAAGGAAAAGAGTCCAGAACCGGTCATCCGTCTTCCCGACGATCCACGGCTATCGGAACGCATCGAAAAATCCATAATGAGTCGCCAGCATATAACCCAATTCTACGACGATTATGAGGACGAAACGTCCGAGGAATCGGATACGGAATTCGAACTACCGACGGCTTCAAAAAACTTGCTAAGCAACCCCTTACGTGTGCTATTTCGTAAACGAAACGATACCGCCAACCATTCATCGAATGGGATACGTAAGAGGGTTGCCAAATTTAATCCAGAGTCGGATAAGTCAGCGCTAACGGTCGACGAGCCGGATATTTTAGAATACTGGGAAAATGATCCCATGCTACAATCGCAAAATGCAAATGTACTTAATAATGCGCAATGTGGCAGCAACAGCACCGATACGGATTTGGATGCCTACGAGAGCGTTTACGGTAAAACCATTGATTATGCAAAATTATCGGCCAATATTCACAATGATGATCATGTATTCCTAAGCAATAATATTCTTAATAACGATAAATTAAGTAAATTACCCATTAATCCGATCAACAGCGATAGCGATAGTTCATTGCCTCATGCGAGTTCAATTAGTGGTAAGAATGATACAAATTCTATTGataaaaatctaaattgtTTTAAGCCACCTGAAATCTGTTGCATGTTAATGTAA
- the LOC119071054 gene encoding uncharacterized protein LOC119071054 isoform X1, with protein MVKKATKRKTRWRTLSIGDGGADTSDTGTTEIKQAEQSECLTSTSNTSLSTYNRKSSLHTTPFHQRNGDRNHYYRNSDKYPSQSHTRTQSHEENLHRNTSYPYRRRPFYQSSASRYYGNINNRINPSTNNRTYRSPDTLENKENNTTKPLFNEDDYTRISTPRQDVLFKKGYLSRPKKTITPTETTVSTTVSVVSTEDSGTQSLSPEHCSSTPEIFDPDQPLMYPGFYDENGVFFFSPFMPNGFDPYDDQFIMMPYDGSPFSINPSEYCNGDSTAAKPQKLYQKRNSVDSENSPESPSSQNESASSTPAIDDTSNEPSQNDETPTESQSESDGPKVMEGEITPNECNHNMPMQFYYPFMYGPPPFSPIDEYNGNMAQYGNSYGVKYNRFKKRKRRPFKYGNSTGVSATTTDYSEDEDSIEENNHLAGLAVQSNNVEGNPGLTIAQCDEIISRTNLNTNVSEFVPRHLQSSPQTTLNVEVEEFHPRNYTPIDQPKPAVDALDASPNDTMTKKMSSESRKVTILPRNTTETTTHQPTASKTSKDDAKQLEVQVSPAIDKSSTLISSISSRDKTDDNVNGVDNNKKIETQVDPVNIKADLDVKAVMHPKQQENILENVKKTKFKSTKSNKSSPRKQTNGGPKKDGKIGKSAITNGKRENVPVATNEPPLPVEPKANEVEDRKMIIEKSNQPPTYAQMLGPVPKPKTNIAKKEVLVGPIQENVKPVSVGGESKMVEVVDETKPVPKVETIWQTVRPKGKKKLFSALCEEPNDEWNDVEEEQPVQVKEINKITETPVDEPIPIVDETMTESSSVPAKVKPPKTEKVKLKVKPKKSQKKIKEKSIKSNAIEATPQPQNGTSTPKSDKMRSESVNQIMDDLFADGGHEFLDDIDISNFSFETSPTMFLNAITNSGIYTDNSLTGKSGAGFSLNNSLKLLNSFDFCKTKENVLLKEEEEMVIRVLQSLNQTDSQVVEDDVKRHVNVVDDVKSNNSCDDVETIFDVVNGHSGDDDDDDNSVKKMETIGAETLDVECEMNGNEDALNEDAKEMNGHRIEETSGNQEDEVDGEHPSDTNPEIEPVTNGNHLNGDENSGDEMDVNESKETNGYQIEDIGEVDLMLDIGLIETKPTVEPITNGHHLNGDLENGEEIDVSAQPIPTEIGMPIDEINDLDVTNVADKIETEQMEMVKQILVDENEDGVREDCNTNIKSDDETHSDLSELSDENDETVVSQSNDFEYDEIETIREIDVAEFVDDLQFDEDADGFAVGNDDEMNIRNEEKGLKPLEDIKIQESSGDNEPLPPPSSQNIFIENEAALSNTEITLNDIEDTKNQDRIQSPRNSEDSGILEYQDDGKYFSESDNDKTEQISVQNFPLTEAVSRWLEEKQKEKSPEPVIRLPDDPRLSERIEKSIMSRQHITQFYDDYEDETSEESDTEFELPTASKNLLSNPLRVLFRKRNDTANHSSNGIRKRVAKFNPESDKSALTVDEPDILEYWENDPMLQSQNANVLNNAQCGSNSTDTDLDAYESVYGKTIDYAKLSANIHNDDHVFLSNNILNNDKLSKLPINPINSDSDSSLPHASSISGKNDTNSIDKNLNCFKPPEICCMLM; from the exons CAGAGCAAAGCGAGTGTTTGACATCCACATCAAATACAAGCCTCAGCACGTACAACAGAAAGTCTTCGTTACACACGACCCCATTTCATCAGCGTAATGGTGATCGAAACCACTACTATAGGAATAGCGATAAGTATCCATCTCAGTCACATACTCGTACGCAATCCcatgaagaaaatttgcacCGAAACACATCCTATCCGTACAGACGACGACCATTTTACCAATCGTCGGCGTCTCGGTATTATGGCAACATCAACAATCGAATTAATCCCAGTACCAATAATCGAACATACCGATCACCTGATACGCTCGAAAACAAGGAGAACAACACCACAAAGCCTTTATTTAACGAAG ACGATTACACACGAATATCAACACCACGACAGGATGTTTTATTTAAGAAGGGATACCTATCGCGTCCAAAGAAGACAATCACACCGACTGAAACGACCGTGTCGACAACAGTCAGTGTCGTATCGACGGAAGACTCAGGCACCCAATCACTTAGCCCCGAACATTGCTCATCGACGCCGGAAATATTCGATCCCGATCAACCGTTGATGTATCCCGGATTTTATGACGAGAATGGAGTATTCTTCTTTAGCC CGTTCATGCCGAACGGATTTGACCCATATGATGATCAATTTATTATGATGCCTTACGATGGTTCGCCTTTTAGTATTAATCCATCAGAGTATTGTAACGGTGATTCAACGGCGGCCAAACCCCAAAAACTTTATCAAAAGCGAAATTCAGTTGACTCCGAG AATTCTCCGGAATCGCCAAGCTCTCAGAATGAAAGTGCTAGCAGTACCCCAGCAATTGATGATACGAGCAATGAACCATCGCAAAATGATGAAACACCAACTGAATCCCAAAGTGAAAGTGATGGTCCGAAGGTGATGGAAGGAGAG ATAACACCGAACGAGTGCAATCACAACATGCCCATGCAATTCTACTATCCATTTATGTACGGACCTCCACCCTTTTCGCCCATTGACg AATACAATGGCAACATGGCACAATATGGCAATTCTTATGGCGTCAAGTACAACCGATTCAAGAAGCGCAAGAGGAGACCATTCAAGTATGGAAACTCGACAGGTGTCAGT GCCACAACAACCGACTACTCTGAAGATGAGGATtcaatcgaagaaaataatcaCTTAGCTGGCTTAGCTGTCCAATCGAACAACGTTGAGGGAAATCCTGGTCTGACGATTGCTCAGTGTGAT GAAATTATTTCTCGCACCAACTTGAACACAAACGTATCCGAATTTGTTCCACGGCATTTGCAATCGTCACCTCAAACAACACTGAACGTTGAAGTGGAAGAATTTCATCCTCGTAACTACACACCGATTGATCAACCGAAGCCCGCTGTTGACGCTCTCGATGCTTCACCCAATGACACAATGACGAAGAAAATGTCTTCTGAGTCAAGAAAGGTGACAATCTTGCCACGAAACACCACTGAGACAACCACCCATCAGCCGACGGCCAGCAAGACAAGCAAAGACGATGCGAAGCAGTTAGAAGTCCAAGTTTCTCCAGCAATTGATAAAAGCAGCACGCTTATTAGTAGTATTAGTTCACGTGATAAAACTGACGATAATGTCAACGGAGTTgataataataagaaaattgaaacgCAAGTTGATCCAGTAAATATTAAGGCTGATTTAGATGTTAAGGCTGTTATGCATCCAAagcaacaagaaaatattttagaaaatgttaaaaagacTAAGTTCAAATCTACGAAATCTAACAAATCGAGTCCacgcaaacaaacaaacggcGGACCGAAAAAGGACGGTAAAATTGGTAAAAGCGCCATCACAAACGGCAAACGTGAAAATGTTCCAGTAGCGACGAACGAGCCACCGCTACCAGTGGAACCGAAGGCGAATGAAGTCGAAGATCGGAAAATGATCATTGAGAAATCGAACCAACCACCAACGTACGCACAAATGCTGGGTCCGGTGCCTAAGCCGAAAACGAATATTGCAAAGAAGGAAGTGTTGGTGGGTCCCATCCAGGAGAATGTGAAGCCAGTTTCTGTTGGTGGAGAATCAAAAATGGTCGAAGTGGTCGATGAAACGAAACCAGTTCCAAAAGTTGAAACGATTTGGCAAACAGTTCGACCGAAAGGAAAGAAGAAACTGTTCTCGGCTTTGTGTGAAGAACCGAACGATGAGTGGAACGACGTGGAAGAAGAGCAGCCGGTTCAAGTGAaggaaattaataaaataactGAAACGCCAGTTGACGAGCCGATACCGATCGTCGATGAAACGATGACGGAATCATCATCCGTACCAGCCAAAGTCAAGCCACCGAAGACTGAAAAAGTTAAACTTAAAGTGAAACCGAAGAAAAgccaaaagaaaatcaaagaaaaatcgattaaatCGAATGCAATCGAAGCCACTCCACAACCGCAGAATGGAACGTCGACTCCGAAGAGCGATAAAATGAGATCGGAATCTGTCAACCAGATAATGGACGATCTGTTCGCTGACGGTGGACATGAATTCTTGGACGACATAGACATATCAAATTTCAGCTTCGAAACGAGTCCGACAATGTTTTTGAACGCCATTACCAACAGCGGCATTTATACGGACAATTCACTGACCGGTAAATCAGGTGCCGGATTTTCGTTAAACAATAGCCTGAAATTGTTGAACTCGTTCGACTTTTGCAAGACAAAAGAGAACGTACTGTTGAAAGAGGAAGAGGAAATGGTGATCCGCGTGTTGCAGAGTTTAAACCAAACGGATAGCCAAGTTGTTGAAGACGATGTTAAGCGTCACGTTAATGTTGTTGACGATGTTAAGTCGAATAATAGTTGCGACGATGTTGAAACTATTTTCGATGTTGTTAATGGTCACAGTGgtgacgacgacgacgatgatAATAGCGTTAAGAAGATGGAAACTATTGGTGCTGAAACATTAGATGTTGAATGTGAAATGAATGGAAACGAAGACGCATTGAACGAGGATGCGAAAGAAATGAATGGACATCGAATTGAAGAAACTTCTGGTAACCAGGAGGATGAAGTCGACGGTGAACATCCAAGCGACACAAATCCGGAAATCGAACCAGTTACGAACGGAAATCACTTAAATGGTGATGAGAACAGTGGGGACGAAATGGATGTCAACGAATCTAAAGAAACGAACGGATATCAAATTGAAGATATTGGCGAGGTCGACCTCATGCTGGACATAGGTCTAATTGAGACAAAACCGACAGTTGAACCAATTACCAACGGACATCACTTGAATGGCGACTTGGAAAACGGAGAGGAAATCGATGTCAGTGCTCAACCGATACCCACTGAAATTGGGATGCCAATTGACGAAATAAATGATCTCGATGTCACGAACGTTGCTGATAAAATTGAGACTGAACAGATGGAGATGGTCAAGCAAATATTGGTTGACGAAAACGAAGATGGTGTCCGTGAGGACTGCAATACGAATATTAAATCCGATGATGAAACACATAGCGATTTGTCGGAACTGTCcgatgaaaatgatgaaacgGTTGTGTCGCAAAGCAATGACTTCGAATACGATGAAATTGAGACCATACGGGAAATCGACGTAGCCGAATTCGTTGATGATCTTCAATTTGATGAGGATGCAGATGGCTTTGCCGTTGGCAATGATGACGAAATGAATATACGTAACGAAGAAAAAGGACTGAAACCACTAGAGGATATCAAGATACAGGAATCATCCGGCGATAATGAGCCGTTACCGCCGCCATCCTCacagaatatttttatcgaaaacgaAGCAGCTCTTTCGAACACAGAGATTACATTGAATGACATTGAGGACACTAAAAACCAGGATCGCATTCAATCGCCCCGCAACAGCGAAGATTCCGGTATTTTAGAGTACCAAGACGACGGAAAATATTTCTCCGAATCGGACAACGACAAAACGGAGCAAATTTCCGTCCAAAATTTCCCCCTAACCGAAGCCGTTTCTCGTTGGCTGGAAGAAAAGCAAAAGGAAAAGAGTCCAGAACCGGTCATCCGTCTTCCCGACGATCCACGGCTATCGGAACGCATCGAAAAATCCATAATGAGTCGCCAGCATATAACCCAATTCTACGACGATTATGAGGACGAAACGTCCGAGGAATCGGATACGGAATTCGAACTACCGACGGCTTCAAAAAACTTGCTAAGCAACCCCTTACGTGTGCTATTTCGTAAACGAAACGATACCGCCAACCATTCATCGAATGGGATACGTAAGAGGGTTGCCAAATTTAATCCAGAGTCGGATAAGTCAGCGCTAACGGTCGACGAGCCGGATATTTTAGAATACTGGGAAAATGATCCCATGCTACAATCGCAAAATGCAAATGTACTTAATAATGCGCAATGTGGCAGCAACAGCACCGATACGGATTTGGATGCCTACGAGAGCGTTTACGGTAAAACCATTGATTATGCAAAATTATCGGCCAATATTCACAATGATGATCATGTATTCCTAAGCAATAATATTCTTAATAACGATAAATTAAGTAAATTACCCATTAATCCGATCAACAGCGATAGCGATAGTTCATTGCCTCATGCGAGTTCAATTAGTGGTAAGAATGATACAAATTCTATTGataaaaatctaaattgtTTTAAGCCACCTGAAATCTGTTGCATGTTAATGTAA